The Erigeron canadensis isolate Cc75 chromosome 4, C_canadensis_v1, whole genome shotgun sequence genome window below encodes:
- the LOC122598149 gene encoding uncharacterized protein LOC122598149 isoform X2, which translates to MKLDVEDIHHLVELLSRIRGFKELTLHNRRQTPFLPEDVAQNPVSAAFPFLKTLTLCGMDFSSVSMLACAFGILFRCPNLQILYIIAIYENFALPPAIFPPEVDCSTMGQLQLRNVFLVSIKGLDDEVCLIKYMLACSPMLKSIVIKSSIESNDGNEKYKLATKLLKLHRASPMAEIIF; encoded by the exons ATGAAATTGGATGTTGAGGATATACATCATTTGGTCGAGTTACTATCTAGAATAAGAGGATTCAAGGAACTCACGTTACATAATCGGCGTCAAACACCG TTCTTGCCAGAAGATGTGGCTCAAAATCCAGTCTCCGCTGCCTTTCCCTTCCTCAAGACTCTTACATTATGCGGAATGGATTTTAGTAGTGTTTCCATGTTAGCTTGTGCTTTTGGGATTCTTTTTCGCTGTCCAAATTTGCAGATCCTTTATATCATA GCTATATACGAGAATTTTGCCCTCCCACCTGCCATATTTCCTCCAGAGGTAGATTGCAGCACAATGGGGCAGCTACAGCTTCGGAATGTATTTTTAGTATCAATAAAAGGTTTGGATGATGAAGTATGTTTGATCAAGTATATGCTGGCTTGTTCCCCCATGCTAAAGAGCATTGTTATCAAGTCGTCCATAGAGAGCAATGATGGCAATGAGAAGTATAAGCTTGCTACCAAGTTGTTGAAGCTCCATCGAGCCTCCCCAATGGCAGAGATTATCTTCTAG
- the LOC122597340 gene encoding F-box/FBD/LRR-repeat protein At1g13570-like, with protein MSLSRTTPDDDDVISSMPENVVSNILDRLPIQDAVGTSILSKTWRFKWTLLTQLIFDYEKDYDEGDINRLLLQLKGPITNFDLCIPDDTVLDVKSINHWVMFLSGKGIQEFTLTNNHETSLRLPTHLFSCMELKHLTLSNCCFRITPSFCGFPNLLTLHFFQITFESGNCGQLITQCPLLENLEISYRHDLSRKLKLAEIAKLKNLIVLSLPLCNLDYKVITLSKIHQLVSCFPRLQELCLDFQNCKFPTESNENDCLIFNSFPSLKTLTLSQINLGRHVVFISCMGSQYEIYLIKHLLACSPLLKKMAIHSVSSMSYAGKLKVATTLLKLNRASHTAIVDFN; from the exons ATGTCGTTATCAAG AACGACaccagatgatgatgatgtcattagCAGCATGCCAGAGAATGTGGTATCTAATATTCTTGATCGTTTGCCTATCCAAGATGCGGTGGGGACAAGTATCTTGTCAAAAACTTGGAGGTTTAAGTGGACTTTGCTCACCCAACTTATATTTGATTATGAGAAGGATTATGATGAGGGGGATATAAACAGACTTCTCCTTCAACTTAAAGGTCCCATCACAAACTTTGACCTCTGTATACCAGATGACACGGTATTGGATGTTAAGAGTATAAATCATTGGGTTATGTTTTTGTCCGGGAAAGGGATTCAGGAGTTCACTCTTACTAATAACCACGAAACATCACTTAGGTTGCCTACCCATCTTTTCTCTTGTATGGAATTGAAACATTTGACGCTTAGTAATTGCTGTTTTAGGATTACACCAAGTTTTTGTGGTTTTCCAAATCTGTTGACCTTACACTTCTTTCAAATAACTTTTGAAAGCGGTAATTGTGGTCAACTTATCACTCAGTGCCCGCTACTAGAAAATCTGGAAATTAGTTATCGTCATGATCtttctagaaaactaaaattAGCTGAGAttgcaaaactaaaaaatctcATAGTGCTGTCTCTGCCATTGTGTAACCTTGATTATAAGGTGATCACACTTTCCAAAATCCATCAGCTTGTTAGCTGTTTTCCAAGACTTCAAGAGCTCTGTTTGGATTTTCAAAATTGCAAG TTCCCAACAGAATCGAATGAGAACGACTGCTTGATCTTTAACAGCTTCCCCAGCCTCAAGACTCTTACATTATCACAAATAAATCTTGGTAGAC ATGTGGTGTTTATATCTTGTATGGGTTCACAATAtgaaatatatttgataaagcATTTACTTGCTTGTTCCCCTTTGCTAAAGAAGATGGCAATTCATTCCGTCTCATCTATGTCGTATGCTGGAAAGTTGAAGGTTGCTACTACATTGTTGAAGCTTAATCGAGCCTCCCACACAGCCATAGTGGACTTCAACTAG
- the LOC122598149 gene encoding uncharacterized protein LOC122598149 isoform X1 — protein sequence MRDLRFHAHSCGELIAQCPLLERLVIFSSELRGDVKLVDIAKLKNVKVLSLTLCLLHNMSMVKLSTVFQYLSFLPKLQELYLSFQKCKFLPEDVAQNPVSAAFPFLKTLTLCGMDFSSVSMLACAFGILFRCPNLQILYIIAIYENFALPPAIFPPEVDCSTMGQLQLRNVFLVSIKGLDDEVCLIKYMLACSPMLKSIVIKSSIESNDGNEKYKLATKLLKLHRASPMAEIIF from the exons ATGCGTGATTTAAGATTTCATGCCCATAGTTGTGGGGAATTAATCGCTCAATGCCCCTTACTTGAGAGGCTGGTTATATTTAGTAGTGAACTTAGAGGGGATGTGAAACTAGTTGACATTGCAAAACTTAAAAATGTCAAGGTTTTAAGCTTAACATTGTGTTTGCTTCACAATATGAGCATGGTCAAACTTTCCACTGTCTTCCAGTATCTCTCTTTTCTTCCAAAACTCCAGGAGCTTTATTTAAGTTTCCAAAAGTGCAAG TTCTTGCCAGAAGATGTGGCTCAAAATCCAGTCTCCGCTGCCTTTCCCTTCCTCAAGACTCTTACATTATGCGGAATGGATTTTAGTAGTGTTTCCATGTTAGCTTGTGCTTTTGGGATTCTTTTTCGCTGTCCAAATTTGCAGATCCTTTATATCATA GCTATATACGAGAATTTTGCCCTCCCACCTGCCATATTTCCTCCAGAGGTAGATTGCAGCACAATGGGGCAGCTACAGCTTCGGAATGTATTTTTAGTATCAATAAAAGGTTTGGATGATGAAGTATGTTTGATCAAGTATATGCTGGCTTGTTCCCCCATGCTAAAGAGCATTGTTATCAAGTCGTCCATAGAGAGCAATGATGGCAATGAGAAGTATAAGCTTGCTACCAAGTTGTTGAAGCTCCATCGAGCCTCCCCAATGGCAGAGATTATCTTCTAG